The Candidatus Margulisiibacteriota bacterium nucleotide sequence CGGCAGTTCCCGGCCGTCCGTCAGGACAATTGTTGGCACCGCAGAACCGCTTACCAGTACTTTGTCGACCGTTCCGGTCGCCTGGACGCCGGTTACTTGGTCGTAATAGATCACTTCTTCACCTAAAAGAGCAGAGGTTTGCTCCAGGGCAGCTAACCGCTGGGTGTCCATGGTCGAAGCTTGGGCTGACGCAGGGGAGCTGGTGTCGTTGATCAACGAAGAAAGGATGTTGGAATCGGAGCTTTTACTGCCGTTATCGTCAGAACTGGTGACCAGGTCGTTAAGCATGGTGTTGAATTTTTGCTGAGAGCTTAAAATGTATTGCTGGTATTCATTTGTCTGGTTCGGTTTGCTGACATTGTCACTGTTGGTGTTTTGGAAAGTTGGTCCGCTGACGCCGTTGATCCCGGTCATATTAATTCCCCCTTAATTTAAGGCCCATCCCAGCCGGCCAGCCTGGCCATGAGCCACCAAAGAGCGACCCCTTTATTATAGCAGTTTTCCTGGCTGGTGTGCGACCATTGATAATTCGGGCCGTCAGTGTTGATGGCCCCATAGTGGGAGTCACGGATAGGAAAAGTATTTCCGCCATATGAATCGGTCGCCTGAGCTCCGCCATACCAGCACTCGATGTCGGCAAAATCGAAAAGGACCTTGTTGTTGCTTCGGCAGTACTCGCGAATTTGCTCATTTCGTTGGTGACGGTTCCAGCCGACTTCGCCGTTGGCGCGGGCGGTCCCGGTCATATAAATAAAAGTAACTTCCGGGAACTCCGCCTCCAGAGCATTGAGCGCGGCCAGGTAACCTGCGACCTGGCTGGCATCCCAGCTGTCCAGTTCAGTGCACCAGGACCACATGGAATATTTAATGTCGGTGTTATTGTTCAGGATGCTTCTGGTTGTATTAAGGCCGGCGGTGGTGGCCCAGTAATCATCGGCAGTTACATAGTCACTGCTTAACTGGCCGTTCCAGATCCGCAAATTGGGAACAGGGTCAGGGGAGCCGCACCATTCAACTTGCGTTGGGTGGGTAGTTGGATTGGCGGCGGCAATATCCTCAACTCCTGTAGTCAGCGAGGTCCCGTCGGAGCGCCGGCAATAGTGGAGGGCCCGGTTATTGGTCCTCACGGTCGTGATCCAGCTGGAAGGAATTCCGGCCAGATTTGTGCAGTTATGATCAATAATGATCGCGCTGGAAGAAGAGGGGAGTGTGGTGCTGGTTGTGGTAGTGGTCGTAGTTGTTGTGGAATTGACTACGGCGCACCCGCCGCAGCCGATGATTAAACAGACCATTAGATAATAATATAGATATTTGATCATGTTCTTATCTTTGATCAGCCCCGATGTCGTATGGGGCGCTTCTGGTTTGCTTGTCTATATCATAAACGACCGAGGAAATCGTTTCCCCGGCTCCAAGGCAGGGGCTGCCGCTGTTTAAGTGATAAGTGCCATCCAGCGACGGATCCCCTTCAGTACTGTCAGTATCTCCGGAAATGTGGGTTTTCCAGCCGGCGAGAGCGCCATTGTATGTGCTGGTAGGCCGCTGGTCTACAAAAACTAGCGCTCCTCCGCCAAGCTTATAATAGCGGTTGTGGCCCATGGCAGGAAACCCGCTGTACGCGTTCATCCCTCCCAGGTCGCTGGAGTAGCGGATGTAGACCCCGTATGAATCCGGGCTGTTGGAAACGGCGATATTGTTTTTAATGACCGCCCCTTCACTGGCCGGCCGCCCGGCGGCCGCATCCCAGTCTTGATAGGTTAAGCCGAAATAGATGGGGCTATGATAAGTGCTGGAAGTGTTGACAATGGTGTTGTTCAGGATTTGAGGGTTCTTAGCCGCGTACATGCCAATCCCAGAATTCTGAATGTTATAGACAATATTATTGCGGGCGATCCCGTTAATGTTCTCAAAATAGCCGGGATTAGCGGTCAGGTCGAAATATTCGGGGCTGGTATCAAAGCCGAGCAGGATCCCGGCGCCGCCGCAATCATGGACCGTGTTCCGTTCGGCGATGCAGTCGGTCGCGC carries:
- a CDS encoding right-handed parallel beta-helix repeat-containing protein is translated as QVNSASTTTTTLPVSETYPADSSYDDAVGIYVSTSGNDSTGNGSIGNPYRTIQHVLDNIATSGSIIVLRGGTYNESLNIRTDNITIRSKNDEWAVLQTSTSDSSINQTVRFNLDTGWSSSGGKLHRLEIIGGYYYAVKFETMWDWGGADRSGVSSVTIEACIIHDSGRDCVKVTPNCDDIKIINCEIYNSGVRDSSNAEGIDNVNGDRMQVADCKIHDIATNGLYFKGGATDCIAERNTVHDCGGAGILLGFDTSPEYFDLTANPGYFENINGIARNNIVYNIQNSGIGMYAAKNPQILNNTIVNTSSTYHSPIYFGLTYQDWDAAAGRPASEGAVIKNNIAVSNSPDSYGVYIRYSSDLGGMNAYSGFPAMGHNRYYKLGGGALVFVDQRPTSTYNGALAGWKTHISGDTDSTEGDPSLDGTYHLNSGSPCLGAGETISSVVYDIDKQTRSAPYDIGADQR